A genome region from Candidatus Thermoplasmatota archaeon includes the following:
- a CDS encoding CopG family transcriptional regulator codes for MGKIQRIPVGFPPLIRELIKQQVGILGNSEAEVVKNIVLMYITEKGILKTKRQGGDRR; via the coding sequence TTGGGTAAAATACAGAGAATCCCAGTCGGTTTCCCACCATTAATCAGGGAACTAATAAAACAACAAGTAGGCATTTTAGGAAACTCAGAAGCCGAGGTAGTCAAAAACATAGTTCTAATGTACATAACAGAAAAAGGAATACTAAAAACCAAGAGACAGGGGGGAGATCGAAGATGA